The following proteins come from a genomic window of Brassica napus cultivar Da-Ae unplaced genomic scaffold, Da-Ae ScsIHWf_2955;HRSCAF=3741, whole genome shotgun sequence:
- the LOC125602704 gene encoding photosystem II protein D1: MTAILERRESESLWGRFCNWITSTENRLYIGWFGVLMIPTLLTATSVFIIAFIAAPPVDIDGIREPVSGSLLYGNNIISGAIIPTSAAIGLHFYPIWEAASVDEWLYNGGPYELIVLHFLLGVACYMGREWELSFRLGMRPWIAVAYSAPVAAATAVFLIYPIGQGSFSDGMPLGISGTFNFMIVFQAEHNILMHPFHMLGVAGVFGGSLFSAMHGSLVTSSLIRETTENESANEGYRFGQEEETYNIVAAHGYFGRLIFQYASFNNSRSLHFFLAAWPVVGIWFTALGISTMAFNLNGFNFNQSVVDSQGRVINTWADIINRANLGMEVMHERNAHNFPLDLAAVEAPSING; encoded by the coding sequence ATGACTGCAATTTTAGAGAGACGCGAAAGCGAAAGCCTATGGGGTCGCTTCTGTAACTGGATAACTAGTACTGAAAACCGTCTTTACATTGGAtggtttggtgttttgatgatCCCTACCTTATTGACCGCAACTTCCGTTTTTATTATCGCATTCATTGCTGCTCCTCCAGTAGATATTGATGGTATTCGTGAACCTGTTTCTGGATCTCTTCTTTACGGAAACAATATTATTTCAGGTGCCATTATTCCTACTTCTGCAGCTATTGGTTTGCATTTTTACCCGATCTGGGAAGCTGCATCCGTTGATGAATGGCTATACAACGGTGGTCCTTATGAACTAATTGTTCTACACTTTTTACTTGGTGTAGCTTGTTATATGGGTCGTGAGTGGGAACTTAGTTTCCGTCTGGGTATGCGTCCTTGGATTGCTGTTGCATATTCAGCTCCTGTTGCAGCTGCTACTGCTGTTTTCTTGATCTACCCAATTGGTCAAGGAAGTTTTTCTGATGGTATGCCTCTAGGAATCTCTGGTACTTTCAACTTTATGATTGTATTCCAGGCTGAGCACAACATTCTTATGCACCCATTTCACATGTTAGGTGTAGCTGGTGTATTCGGCGGCTCCCTATTTAGTGCTATGCATGGTTCTTTGGTAACTTCTAGTTTGATCAGGGAAACCACAGAAAATGAATCTGCTAATGAAGGTTACAGATTcggtcaagaagaagaaacttacaACATTGTAGCTGCTCACGGTTATTTTGGCCGATTGATCTTCCAATATGCTAGTTTCAACAATTCTCGTTCTTTACATTTCTTCTTAGCGGCTTGGCCGGTAGTAGGTATTTGGTTTACTGCTTTAGGTATTAGTACTATGGCTTTCAACCTAAATGGTTTCAATTTCAACCAATCAGTAGTTGATAGTCAAGGACGTGTTATTAATACTTGGGCTGATATTATTAACCGTGCTAACCTTGGTATGGAAGTTATGCATGAACGTAATGCTCACAACTTCCCTCTAGACCTAGCTGCTGTTGAGGCTCCATCTATAAATGGATAA
- the LOC125602703 gene encoding protein Ycf2 produces the protein MKGHQFKSWIFELREIVREIKNSHYFLDSWTQINSVGSFIHIFFHQERFRKLLDPRIFSILLLRNSQGSTSNRYFTIKGVVLFVVAALLYRINNRNMVESKNLYLKGLLPIPMNSIGPRNDTSEESFGSSNINRLIVSLLYFTKGKKISESCFRDPKESTRVLPITKKCIMPESNWSSRWWRNWIGKKRDFCCKISNETVAGIDISFKEKDIKYLEFLFVYYMDDPIRKGHDWELFDRLSPNKRRNIINLNSGQLFEILVKDWICYLMFAFREKIPIEVEGFFKQQGAGSTIQSNDIEHVSHLFSRNKRAISLQNCAQFHMWQFHQDLFVSWGKNPHESDFLRKISRENWIWLDNVWLVNKDRFFSKVRNVSSNIQYDSTRSSFVQVTDSSQLNGSSDQFIDPFDSISNEDSEYHYHTLINQREIQQLKERSILWDPSFIQTEGREIESDRFPKYLSGYSSMPRLFTEREKRMNNHLLPEESEEFFWNSTRAIRSFFSDRWSELHLGSNPTERSTRDQKLLKKEQDVSFVPSRRSENKEIVNIFKIITYLQNTVSIHPISSDLGCDTVPKDELDMDSSNKISFLNKNPFFYLFHLFHERKRGGYTLRHDFESEERFQEMADLFTLSITEPDLVYHKGFAFSIDSYGLDQRQFLKEVFNSRDELKKKSLLVLPPIFYEENESFYRRIRKNWVRISCGNFFEDPKPKRVVFASNNIMEAVNQYRLIRNLIQIQFQYSPYGYIRNVLNRFFLMKRPDRNFEYGIQRDLIGNDTLNHRTIMKDTINQHLSNLKKSQKKWFDPLIFLSRTERSINRDPNAYRYKWSNGSKNFQEHLKHFVSERKSRFQVVFDRLCINQYSIDWSEVIDKKDLSKSLRFFLSKLLRFLSKLLLFLSNSLPFFFVSFENIPIHRSEIHIYELKGPNDQPCNQLLESIGLQIVHFKKLKPFLLDDHNTSQKSKFLINGGTISPFLFNKIPKWMIDSFHTRKNRRKSFDNTDSYFSIVSHDQDNWLNPVKPFQRSSLISSFSKANRLRFLNNPHHFCFYCNKRFPFYVEKARLNNSDFTYGQFLTILFIHNKIFSSCGGKKKHAFLERDTISPSSIESQVSNIFISNDFPQSGDERYNLYKSFHFPIRSDPLVRRAIYSIADISGTPLIEGQRVNLERTYCQTLSDMNLSDSEEKSLHQYLNFNSNVGLIHTPCSEKYLQRKKRSLCLKKCVDKGQMDRTFQRDSAFSTLSKWNLFQTYMPWFFTSTGYKYLNLIFLDIFSDLLRILSSSQKFVSIFHDIMYGLDISWRILQKKLCLPQRNLISEISSKSLHNLLLSEEMIHRNNESSLISTHLRSPNVREVLYSILFLLLVAGYIVRTHLLFVSRAYSELQTEFEKIKSLMIPSYMIELRKLLDRYPTSEQNSFWLKNLFLVALEQLGDCLEEIRGSGGNMLWGGDPAYGVKSIRSKKTDLKINFIDIIDLISIIPNPINRITFSRNTRHLSHTSKDIYSLIRKRKNVSGDWIDDKIESWVANSDSIDDKEREFLVQFSTLRAEKRIDQILLSLTHSDHLSKNDSGYQMIEQPGTIYLRYLVDIHKKYLMNYEFNTSCLAERRIFLAHYQTITYSQTSCGANSFHFPSHGKPFSLRLALSPSRSILVIGSIGTGRSYLVKYLATNSYVPFITVCLNKFLDNKPKGFFLDDIDIDDSDDIDASNDIDRELDTELELLTMMNALTMDMMSEIDRFYITLQFELAKAMSPCIIWIPNIHDLDVNESNYLALGLLVNSLSRDCERCSTRNSLVIASTHIPQKVDPALIAPNKLNTCIKIRRLLIPQQRKHFFTLSYTRGFHLEKKMFHTNGFESITMGSSARDLVALTNEALSISITQKKSIIDTNTIRSALHRQTWDLRSQVRSVQDHGILFYQIGRVVAQNVLISNCPIDPISIYMKKKSCNEGDSYLYKWYFELGTSMKKFTILLYLLSCSAGSVAQDLWSLPGPDEKNRITSYGFIENDSSCHIGPSRTSNCLDLNYPYPEDALYIY, from the coding sequence ATGAAAGGACATCAATTCAAATCCTGGATTTTCGAATTGAGAGAAATAGTGAGAGAGATCAAGAATTCTCACTATTTCTTAGATTCATGGACCCAAATCAATTCAGTGGGATCtttcattcatatttttttccacCAAGAACGTTTTAGAAAACTCTTGGACCCTCGAATTTTTAGTATCCTACTTTTGCGCAATTCACAGGGTTCAACAAGCAATCGATATTTCACGATCAAGGGTGTAGTACTATTTGTAGTAGCGGCCCTTCTATATCGTATTAACAATCGAAATATGGTCGAAAGCAAAAATCTCTATTTGAAAGGGCTTCTTCCTATACCTATGAATTCCATTGGACCCAGAAATGATACATCGGAAGAATCTTTTGGGTCTTCCAATATCAATAGGTTGATTGTTTCGCTCCTGTAttttacaaaaggaaaaaagatcTCTGAGAGCTGTTTCCGGGATCCGAAAGAGAGTACTCGGGTTCTCCCAATAACTAAAAAGTGTATCATGCCTGAATCTAACTGGAGTTCGCGGTGGTGGAGGAACTGGATCGGAAAAAAGAGggatttttgttgtaagatATCTAATGAAACCGTCGCTGGAATTGATATCTCATTTAAAgagaaagatatcaaatatctggagtttctttttgtatattatatggaTGATCCGATCCGCAAGGGCCATGATTGGGAATTGTTTGATCGTCTTTCTCCGAATAAGAGGCGAAACATAATCAACTTGAATTCGGGACAGCTATTCGAAATCTTAGTGAAAGACTGGATTTGTTATCTCATGTTTGCTTTTCGTGAAAAAATACCAATTGAAGTGGAGGGTTTCTTCAAACAACAAGGAGCTGGGTCAACTATTCAATCAAATGATATTGAGCATGTTTCCCATCTCTTCTCGAGAAACAAGCGGGCTATTTCTTTGCAAAATTGTGCTCAATTTCATATGTGGCAATTCCACCAAGATCTCTTCGTTAGTTGGGGGAAGAATCCGCACGAATCGGATTTTTTGAGGAAAATATCGAGAGAGAATTGGATTTGGTTAGACAATGTGTGGTTGGTAAACAAGGATAGATTTTTTAGCAAGGTACGAAATGTATCGTCAAATATTCAATATGATTCTACAAGATCTAGTTTCGTTCAAGTAACGGATTCTAGCCAATTGAACGGATCTTCTGATCAATTCATAGATCCTTTCGATTCCATTAGTAATGAGGATTCGGAATATCACTATCACACATTGATCAATCAAAGAGAGATTCAACAACTAAAAGAAAGATCGATTCTTTGGGATCCTTCCTTTATTCAAACGGAAGGAAGAGAGATAGAATCAGACCGATTCCCTAAATACCTTTCTGGATATTCCTCAATGCCCCGGCTATTCACGGAACGTGAAAAGCGAATGAATAATCATCTGCTTCCGGAAGAAAGCgaagaatttttttggaattctacAAGAGCCATTCGTTCTTTTTTCTCTGACAGATGGTCAGAACTTCATCTGGGTTCGAATCCTACTGAGAGGTCCACTAGGGATCAGAAATTGTTGAAGAAAGAACAAGATGTTTCTTTTGTCCCTTCCAGGCGatcggaaaataaagaaatagttaatatattcaAGATAATTACGTATTTACAAAATACCGTCTCAATTCATCCTATTTCATCAGATCTGGGATGTGATACGGTTCCGAAGGATGAACTGGATATGGACAGTTCCAATAAGATTTCATTCTTGaacaaaaatccatttttttatttatttcatctaTTCCATGAACGGAAGAGGGGGGGATACACGTTACGCCACGATTTTGAGTCAGAAGAGAGATTTCAAGAAATGGCAGATCTATTCACTCTATCAATAACCGAGCCGGATCTGGTGTATCATAAGGGATTTGCCTTTTCTATTGATTCCTACGGATTGGATCAAAGACAATTCTTGAAGGAGGTTTTCAACTCCAGGgatgaattgaaaaagaaatctTTATTGGTTCTACCTCctattttttatgaagaaaatgaatcttTTTATCGAAGGATCAGAAAAAATTGGGTCCGGATCTCCTGCGGGAATTTTTTTGaagatccaaaaccaaaaagagtGGTATTTGCTAGCAACAACATAATGGAGGCAGTCAATCAATATAGATTGATCCGAAATCTGATTCAAATCCAATTCCAATATAGTCCCTATGGGTACATAAGAAATGTATTGAAtcgattctttttaatgaagagACCTGATCGCAACTTCGAATATGGAATTCAAAGGGATCTAATAGGAAATGATACTCTGAATCATAGAACTATAATGAAAGATACGATCAACCAACAtttatcgaatttgaaaaagagtcagaagaaatggttcgatcctcttatttttctttctcgaaCCGAGAGATCCATAAATCGGGATCCTAATGCATATAGATACAAATGGTCCAATGGGAGCAAGAATTTCCAGGAGCATTTGAAACATTTCGTTTCTGAGCGGAAGAGCCGTTTTCAAGTAGTGTTCGATCGATTATGTATTAATCAATATTCGATTGATTGGTCTGAGgttattgataaaaaagattTGTCTAAGTCACTTCGTTTCTTTTTGTCCAAGTTACTTCGTTTTTTGTCCAAGTTACTTCTCTTTTTGTCTAACTCacttccttttttctttgtgaGTTTCGAGAATATCCCCATTCATAGGTCTGAGATCCACATCTATGAATTGAAAGGTCCGAACGATCAACCCTGCAATCAGTTGTTAGAATCAATAGGTCTTCAAAtcgttcattttaaaaaattgaaaccctTTTTATTGGATGATCATAATACTTCTCAAAAATCGAAATTCTTGATCAATGGAGGAACAATATCACCATTTTTGTTCAATAAGATACCAAAGTGGATGATTGACTCATTCCATACTAGAAAGAATCGCAGGAAATCTTTTGATAACACGGATTCCTATTTCTCAATCGTATCCCACGATCAAGACAATTGGCTGAATCCCGTGAAACCATTTCAGAGAAGTTCAttgatatcttctttttctaaagCAAATCGACTTCGATTCTTGAATAATCCACATCACTTCTGCTTCTATTGTAACAAAAGATTCCCTTTTTATGTGGAAAAGGCCCGTCTCAATAATTCTGATTTTACGTATGGACAATTCCTCACTATCTTGTTCAttcacaacaaaatattttcttcgtgtggtggtaaaaaaaaacatgctttTTTGGAGAGAGATACTATTTCACCTTCGTCAATCGAGTCACAGGTATCTAACATATTCATATCTAACGATTTTCCACAAAGTGGTGACGAAAGGTATAACTTGTACAAATCTTTCCATTTTCCAATTCGATCCGATCCATTAGTTCGTAGAGCTATTTACTCGATTGCAGACATTTCTGGAACACCTCTAATAGAGGGACAAAGAGTAAATTTGGAAAGAACGTATTGTCAAACTCTTTCAGATATGAATCTATCCGATTCAGAAGAGAAGAGCTTGCATCAGTATCTCAATTTCAATTCAAACGTGGGTTTGATTCACACTCCATGTTCTGAGAAATATTTACAGAGGAAAAAACGGAGTCTTTGCCTAAAAAAATGCGTTGACAAAGGGCAGATGGATAGAACCTTTCAACGAGATAGTGCTTTTTCAACTCTCTCAAAATGGAATCTATTCCAAACATATATGCCATGGTTCTTTACTTCGACAGGGtacaaatatctaaatttgatatttttagatattttttcagACCTATTGCGGATACTAAGTAGCAGTCAAAAATTTGTATCCATTTTTCATGATATTATGTATGGATTAGATATATCATGGCGAATTCTTCAGAAAAAATTGTGTCTTCCACAAAGGAATCTGATAAGTGAGATTTCGAGTAAGTCTTTACATAATCTTCTTCTGTCCGAAGAAATGATTCATCGAAATAATGAGTCATCGTTGATATCGACACATCTGAGATCGCCAAATGTTCGTGAGGTCCTCTATTCAatccttttccttcttcttgttgCTGGATATATCGTTCGTACACATCTTCTCTTTGTTTCCCGAGCCTATAGTGAGTTACAGACAGAGTTCGAAAAGATCAAATCTTTGATGATTCCATCATACATGATTGAGTTGCGAAAACTTCTGGATAGGTATCCTACATCTGAACAGAATTCTTTCTGGTTAAAGAATCTTTTTCTAGTTGCTCTGGAACAATTAGGAGATTGTCTAGAAGAAATACGGGGTTCTGGCGGCAACATGCTATGGGGTGGTGATCCCGCTTATGGGGTCAAATCAATACGTTCTAAGAAgacagatttgaaaataaacttCATCGATATCATCGATCTCATAAGTATCATACCAAATCCCATCAATCGAATCACTTTTTCGAGAAATACGAGACATCTAAGTCATACAAGTAAAGACATCTATTCattgataagaaaaagaaaaaacgtgaGCGGTGATtggattgatgataaaatagaaTCCTGGGTCGCGAACAGTGATTCGATTGATGATAAAGAAAGAGAATTCTTGGTTCAGTTCTCCACCTTAAGGGCAGAAAAAAGGATTGATCAAATTCTATTGAGTCTGACTCATAGTGATCATTTATCAAAGAATGACTCTGGTTATCAAATGATTGAACAACCGGGAACAATTTACTTACGATACTTAGTTGACATTCATAAAAAGTATCTAATGAATTATGAGTTCAATACATCCTGTTTAGCAGAAAGACGGATATTCCTTGCTCATTATCAGacaatcacttattcacaaacTTCGTGTGGGGCTAATAGTTTTCATTTCCCGTCTCATGGAAAACCCTTTTCGCTCCGCTTAGCCCTATCCCCCTCTAGGAGTATTTTAGTGATAGGTTCTATAGGAACCGGACGATCCTATTTGGTCAAATACCTAGCGACAAACTCCTATGTTCCTTTCATTACAGTATGTCTGAACAAGTTCCTGGATAACAAGCCGAAAGGTTTTTTTCTTGATGATATCGATATTGATGATAGTGACGATATTGATGCTAGTAACGATATTGATCGTGAACTTGATACGGAGCTGGAGCTTCTAACTATGATGAATGCGCTAActatggatatgatgtcggAAATAGACCGATTTTATATCACCCTTCAATTCGAATTAGCAAAAGCAATGTCTCCTTGCATAATATGGATTCCAAACATTCATGATCTTGATGTGAATGAGTCGAATTACTTAGCCCTCGGTCTCTTGGTGAACTCTCTCTCCAGGGATTGTGAAAGATGTTCGACTAGAAATAGTCTTGTTATTGCTTCGACTCATATTCCCCAAAAAGTGGATCCCGCTCTAATAGCcccgaataaattaaatacatgcaTTAAAATAAGAAGGCTTCTTATTCCACAACAACGAAAGCACTTTTTCACTCTTTCCTATACTAGGGGATTTCACTTGGAAAAGAAAATGTTCCATACTAATGGATTCGAGTCCATAACCATGGGTTCCAGTGCACGAGATCTTGTAGCACTTACCAATGAGGCCTTATCAATTAGTATTACACAGAAGAAATCAATTATAGACACTAATACAATTAGATCTGCTCTTCATAGACAAACTTGGGATTTGCGATCCCAGGTAAGATCGGTTCAGGATCATGGGATCCTTTTCTATCAGATAGGAAGGGTTGTTGCACAAAATGTACTTATAAGTAATTGCCCCATAGAtcctatatctatctatatgaaGAAGAAATCATGTAACGAAGGGGATTCTTATTTGTACAAATGGTACTTCGAACTTGGAACGAGCATGAAGAAATTCACGATACTTCTTTATCTTTTGAGTTGTTCTGCCGGATCGGTCGCTCAAGACCTTTGGTCTCTACCCGGACccgatgaaaaaaataggatCACTTCTTATGGATTCATTGAGAATGATTCGTCATGTCATATAGGCCCGAGTCGGACATCTAATTGCTTAGATTTGAATTATCCTTATCCGGAGGatgccttatatatatattaa